In Vicia villosa cultivar HV-30 ecotype Madison, WI unplaced genomic scaffold, Vvil1.0 ctg.004337F_1_1, whole genome shotgun sequence, the following are encoded in one genomic region:
- the LOC131641974 gene encoding uncharacterized protein LOC131641974 — protein sequence MDCTPAQKVRYGTHMLAKEADDWWLETRRRLEAHEIKKAVSYQKIRIFVDLVDSCRIYEEDNNAHYRVINEKRGKNQQSREKPYDAGKGKQRVAHGHKTSGGDAPARVVCFKCGRPGHKSDVCTADVKRCYRCGKTGHMSSACKHKDVVCFNCGAEGHIDSQCQKPKKTVVGGKVFALSGTQTSSEDGLVRGDSH from the exons atggattgcactcctgcACAGAAGGTTAGATATGGCACTCATATGCTGGCTAAGGAAGcagatgattggtggctagagacccgtaggaggTTGGAGGCTCATG AAATCAAGAAAGCGGTCAGTTACCAGAAGATCCGTATTTTTGTTGATTTGGTTGATAGTTGTCGGATTTATGAGGAGGACAACAACGCTCATTATCGTGTTATTAATGAGAAGAGgggcaagaatcaacaaagtCGTGAGAAACCATATGATGCTGGTAAAGGGAAGCAAAGAGTTGCTCATGGTCATaagactagtgggggagatgctcctgctagggttgtatgcttcaagtgtggtcgaCCTGGTCATAAGAGCGATGTTTGTACTGCTGATGTGAAGAGGTGTTACCGTTGTGGTAAGACGGGACATATGTCATCTGCTTGTAAGCATAAGGATGTTGTTTGCTTTAACTGTGGTGCGGAGGGACATATTGATAGCCAgtgtcagaagccaaagaagACAGTTGTAGGTGGTAAAGTGTTCGCTTTGTCAGGAACTCAGACATCTAGTGAGGATGGCCTTGttagag gtgattcgcattga